One region of Anthonomus grandis grandis chromosome 22, icAntGran1.3, whole genome shotgun sequence genomic DNA includes:
- the LOC126749032 gene encoding uncharacterized protein LOC126749032 — translation MGGCRCSYKSCLNTTKLADNIHFFHFPVNNRERCITWIENSGKPNFYDLEEDQLRNKVICEVHFEEKYFTNNQRRRLALSAIPTLDGDYMEQPTSPMEPDPAPVYTPSNQYNDVRVIPANDDGTVFVLDTENMFTISPKIESYIIKNGVLVKTNSAQPTRNTQGKPAKPPTSNRFTKVSGNSCILTAAEKEIANINTPPGPTKTVKPTVVQPSSSSMEVVPIDNEEQESVEVVYENGSSEPQKPEVVTPSAPKPGVNKNYLKKIKQHSRDIASIKRMLKEKIMEPPKPDIKTILSELQPQIPASLFTIISLILGEKNELDEEDIEFFTTFHRGSPETYQMLSLKYKWNLPSVDIVETSE, via the coding sequence ATGGGTGGTTGTCGGTGCTCTTATAAGTCCTGCTTGAACACCACTAAACTCGCAGACAACATCCACTTCTTCCATTTCCCAGTAAACAACAGGGAACGGTGCATTACTTGGATAGAGAACTCGGGGAAACCGAACTTTTATGACTTAGAAGAAGATCAGCTTCGCAACAAAGTTATTTGTGAAGTTCATTTTGAGGAAAAGTATTTCACAAACAATCAAAGAAGGAGACTTGCATTGTCCGCAATACCAACCCTTGACGGAGACTATATGGAACAACCAACATCTCCAATGGAGCCTGATCCAGCTCCAGTTTACACACCTTCAAATCAGTATAATGATGTGAGAGTTATACCAGCCAATGATGATGGCACAGTTTTTGTATTGGACACTGAAAATATGTTCACCATTTCACCCAAAATTGAgtcttatattattaaaaatggggTCTTAGTTAAAACAAACTCTGCCCAACCTACTCGTAACACACAAGGGAAACCTGCTAAGCCCCCAACATCAAATCGATTTACAAAAGTTTCTGGTAATTCATGCATTTTAACTGCAGCAGAGAAAGAAATCGCTAATATAAACACCCCTCCTGGACCAACAAAAACTGTTAAACCAACTGTAGTGCAACCAAGTAGTTCTAGTATGGAAGTTGTTCCCATTGATAATGAGGAACAAGAAAGCGTTGAAGTAGTATATGAAAATGGTTCAAGTGAACCACAGAAACCAGAAGTTGTTACACCATCAGCACCAAAACCTGgagtaaataaaaactatttaaagaaaatcaagcAGCACAGTCGAGACATCGCTAGCATCAAAAGAATGTTAAAGGAAAAGATAATGGAGCCACCCAAACCAGATATTAAGACTATTTTGAGTGAGCTGCAACCACAAATACCTGCAAGcttatttactattattagtttaattttggGCGAGAAAAACGAGTTAGATGAGGaggatattgaattttttacaacttttcaTAGAGGGTCACCTGAAACCTATCAAATGCTCTCTCTGAAGTATAAGTGGAACCTACCGAGTGTTGATATTGTAGAAACTTCTGAATAG
- the LOC126748515 gene encoding kinesin-like protein KIF3A — protein sequence MGDKRSSAPERNSNNVKVFLRIRPFNDRELKEGNRPVLVCDYQDNVVMLQKPIEKSTGKDTDRKYFQLDYIFAPTANQMDVYRIAAAPLVEQVFEGYNGTIFAYGQTGTGKTFTMTGNHEVPEIRGIIPNTFTHIFTQIANSSEDRSFIVKVMYLEIYNEEVRDLLGADPNKRLQIKERTDIGIYVKDLTGFTVDSVESITQLLERGNKNRITRSTLMNNVSSRSHAVFTIVVETRHRLKNQTTVGKLNLVDLAGSERSNKTGVSGIGLRESGSINQSLLTLGNVIQALVENKSFIPYRNSKLTRLLQDSLGGNSKTTMITMVGPSESDYEETYSTLRYAYKAKYIRNFAKINVEEGGLIERFENEIAELQQKLSLLSMAADQPKLSKKKPKTPADQEKVKKAQYEIEQIEAEKRELEERMAIIQKKIICGGENLLEKAQQQEFLLMSSGQELENLDKSHQALEEAFNKMAEEKIDIEEKYSSLQEEDSDLTRKIVMVQQRFKEAKEEHADKEHEYQREMEALNDNNRLLMREIQLSMLMIDYYIPQEYKRLIQNYCTFNNDTQEYQLQGVAYTGNNMRKRQIVTEENPRVSFDMKQVYHKYPEKKRVTSKRSLLKTYSAVPVPTR from the exons ATGGGTGACAAAAGGTCCTCAGCACCAGAAAGAAACTCGAACAATGTAAAGGTTTTCCTAAGGATCCGTCCCTTCAATGATCGAGAACTGAAAGAAGGGAACCGGCCAGTCTTAGTGTGCGACTACCAAGATAATGTTGTTATGCTTCAAAAGCCCATCGAGAAGTCCACAGGGAAGGACACAGATCGGAAGTATTTTCAATTAGATTATATTTTTGCACCTACAGCTAATCAG ATGGATGTATATCGTATAGCAGCTGCCCCCTTAGTAGAACAAGTATTCGAAGGCTACAATGGCACAATATTTGCCTATGGTCAAACAGGAACTGGTAAAACATTCACCATGACTGGCAACCATGAAGTACCAGAGATCAGAGGCATCATCCCCAACACATTTACACATATTTTCACTCAAATAGCAAATTCTAGTGAAGACCGATCCTTCATAGTCAAAGTTATGTACTTGGAAATTTACAATGAAGAAGTGAGAGACCTGTTGGGTGCTGATCCTAATAAAAGACTGCAAATAAAAGAGAGAACTGATATTGGGATTTATGTGAAGGATTTGACCGGGTTTACAGTTGATTCAGTTGAGTCAATCACTCAACTATTAGAGAGgggaaataaaaataggatcaCTAGGTCTACATTGATGAATAATGTTAGCTCAAGGTCACATGCTGTTTTTACTATTGTGGTTGAGACAAGGCATAGATTGAAGAATCAGACTACTGTGGGGAAGTTGAATTTGGTTGATCTTgct GGGTCAGAAAGGTCTAACAAAACTGGAGTGTCAGGCATAGGGCTTCGTGAGTCTGGCAGTATAAATCAGTCCCTCCTAACCTTAGGAAATGTGATTCAAGCACTTGTGGAGAATAAGAGCTTTATCCCATatagaaattcaaaattaaCCAGACTTCTCCAGGACTCACTTGGAGGCAACTCAAAAACAACCATG ATCACTATGGTTGGTCCAAGTGAATCAGATTATGAAGAAACCTACAGTACTTTGCGTTATGCTTATAAAGCTAAATACATTAGAAACTTTGCAAAGATCAATGTTGAAGAGGGAGGCCTTATCGAGagatttgaaaatgaaattgcTGAACTGCAGCAAAAACTGTCTTTGCTTAGTATGGCTGCTGATCAACCAAAACTA tctAAAAAGAAACCCAAAACCCCAGCAGATCAAGAAAAAGTCAAGAAGGCCCAATATGAGATTGAACAAATAGA GGCTGAAAAGCGGGAGCTCGAAGAACGTATGGCGATAATCCAAAAGAAAATCATCTGTGGTGGTGAGAACCTCCTAGAAAAAGCCCAGCAGCAAGAATTTTTGTTAATGAGTTCAGGACAAGAGCTGGAAAACTTGGACAAAAGCCACCAGGCTCTGGAAGAGGCCTTCAACAAAATGGCAGAGGAGAAAATCGATATTGAGGAAAAATACTCTTCTTTGCAGGAAGAAGACTCAGATTTGACCAGGAAAATCGTTATGGTGCAGCAGAGGTTTAAGGAAGCCAAAGAGGAACATGCCGATAAGGAGCATGAGTATCAGAGGGAGATGGAGGCGTTAAACGATAATAACCGCTTACTGATGAGGGAAATTCAATTGTCGATGCTCATGATTGATTATTATATTCCGCAAGAGTATAAA cgTTTAATTCAGAACTATTGCACGTTTAATAACGACACTCAAGAATACCAACTGCAAGGGGTGGCCTACACGGGCAACAACATGCGCAAACGTCAGATTGTCACCGAAGAAAACCCCCGGGTCTCATTTGATATGAAACAGGTGTACCATAAATATCCTGAGAAAAAACGAGTTACTAGTAAAAGGTcgcttttaaaaacttattccgCGGTGCCGGTACCAACAAGATAA
- the LOC126748518 gene encoding uncharacterized protein LOC126748518 yields the protein MLKHISNGGVASRGSRPDSSIIMELREQQPQRYRSPNANSSRLSMQQYPLNASHLHNTNLDNSKHSIYSNTAMLQPEIKLLNGGLNISRPGNQSAVNKFISKTKEVGVKEMLVSLGLLCLVSLLLALLSLIFLLKISPVTANDIRDLLRTEHLTVITAEEYVVVYEVTLALCALTLSLNLCCLLVCAIQFLFAVKLVKSPHGGRDRTNEYLQKSSVSRVCAVGGFFISIPVFLTGIILYTFIQFHSTPAIVTSVFIGLGIIFCGCAMVHNVFIWQREKTNAVKEMALQHDTTQLHHNSFHSIVSQPLQNNLSQSHISTLNHSFGHPLASIHSNGPYIIRPSTTTPPIGENLNISKHPREASGSVSPGMPGNGIDISSVATTNSPHELSTLV from the exons ATGTTGAAGCATATTTCAAATGGAG GTGTCGCAAGCCGAGGCTCCCGTCCAGATAGCTCCATAATAATGGAACTGAGGGAGCAACAGCCTCAAAGGTACAGATCTCCAAACGCCAACAGTTCCAGGCTGTCCATGCAGCAGTACCCCCTAAACGCGTCGCACCTCCACAACACCAACCTGGACAACTCCAAACACTCGATCTACAGCAACACGGCGATGCTACAGCCCGAAATAAAACTGCTCAACGGAGGCCTGAACATATCCAGACCGGGAAACCAAAGTGCCGTGAACAAGTTTATATCGAAAACGAAGGAAGTCGGGGTGAAAGAGATGCTGGTTAGCTTGGGACTGTTGTGTTTGGTTAGTCTGCTCTTGGCTCTGTTGTCTctgatttttttgttgaaaatatcCCCGGTTACTGCCAATGATATTAGAGACCTGTTGAGGACTGAGCATCTGACAGTCATCACTGCTGAGGAGTATGTGGTTGTTTATGAAGTCACGCTCGCTTTGTGTGCCTTGACGTTATCCCTGAATTTGTGCTGCCTGTTGGTTTGCGCTATACAGTTTCTGTTTGCtgttaaattagttaaaagtcCACATGGTGGAAGGGACAG gacCAATGAGTATCTTCAGAAGTCTTCTGTTAGCAGAGTATGCGCTGTAGGAGGGTTCTTCATTTCTATACCAGTATTTCTTACAG GTATTATTCTTTACACCTTCATTCAATTCCACTCGACCCCAGCTATAGTAACTAGCGTATTCATCGGTCTAGGTATCATCTTCTGTGGCTGTGCTATGGTGCACAACGTTTTCATTTGGCAAAGAGAAAAAACGAACGCTGTCAAAGAGATGGCGTTGCAACACGATACAACTCAGCTACACCACAACTCGTTCCATAGCATCGTTTCGCAACCGTTGCAGAATAATTTGAGCCAGAGCCACATTAGTACGCTTAACCACAGTTTTGGCCATCCGTTGGCCAGCATACATAGTAATGGACCATATATAATACGTCCCTCGACAACTACACCCCCTATAGGGGAGAATTTGAATATTAGTAAACATCCCAGGGAAGCTAGTGGGAGCGTTAGCCCTGGAATGCCGGGAAATGGTATTGATATTAGTAGTGTTGCCACGACGAACAGTCCTCACGAATTGTCTACTCTTGTATAA